A section of the Roseivirga sp. BDSF3-8 genome encodes:
- a CDS encoding tetratricopeptide repeat protein: protein MKSIFKITILCCLFCGTLHIAAAQSATDYDKYMDAARKSLSMGDFPMVKLICADAMILDVTRPEGYLYTAMALYSEGDLDMAEDFVNQGLIWCDEEKKKIAENILVTIGDKRQFNKYIEQASYEHDAGNTARAATFYDQAWQLFPIRTDVGFQTVDLYLDTQNYPRAMEILEELINYPDPTVEKIARKLYATLDGTSMIKDKKAFEKSLADGDKYADWGDYDRAVSAYKTALQYKPGNSAIQRKLAYAKEEVAYENAMDSKYVSDSEKYADQYPSGRHITEINNLIKRSYKSIAKGYYEERNESKLIDYYNKYIERFPYDADHQEIRDLVSALYYEEGERNLKANNWSNARHNYKAYLSVAPSGEHADYSERKIKKCDRRLKQRSTGYLLYAYDEESPIGLTFGRLNKNKLGHYITIKMNTDIFSGLDVLYKVDESGDHDSPNDVLEATGEEKLANISLSGGVTFKLVYPLYAYMGGGAGYYPVYEEYNTYIIRYNGSRSDGETEYFRNSDRTEFRYFPEAGVMLKIGNALVLKYGARYDQEMFLQQFGLGFQL, encoded by the coding sequence ATGAAAAGCATATTCAAAATAACGATACTGTGCTGCCTTTTCTGCGGCACACTGCATATAGCCGCCGCTCAGTCGGCCACAGACTACGATAAGTACATGGATGCCGCCCGCAAAAGCCTTAGCATGGGCGATTTTCCCATGGTTAAGCTCATATGTGCCGACGCCATGATACTTGATGTCACCCGGCCGGAAGGGTACCTGTACACCGCTATGGCCCTCTACAGTGAAGGAGATCTGGACATGGCCGAAGACTTCGTGAACCAGGGCCTTATCTGGTGCGATGAAGAGAAGAAGAAAATAGCCGAAAACATACTGGTGACCATTGGGGACAAGCGGCAGTTTAACAAATACATAGAGCAGGCCAGCTACGAGCACGATGCGGGTAATACCGCCCGCGCTGCCACCTTTTATGACCAGGCGTGGCAGCTCTTTCCCATCCGCACAGATGTGGGCTTCCAGACAGTGGACCTGTACCTGGACACACAGAACTACCCGCGTGCCATGGAGATACTGGAAGAGCTGATTAACTACCCTGACCCCACCGTAGAGAAAATAGCGCGTAAGCTCTACGCCACGCTGGACGGCACCTCTATGATCAAGGACAAAAAGGCGTTTGAGAAGAGCCTGGCCGATGGAGATAAATATGCTGACTGGGGAGACTACGACCGGGCCGTATCAGCCTATAAAACAGCCCTCCAGTACAAGCCGGGAAATAGTGCCATACAGCGAAAACTGGCCTATGCAAAGGAGGAAGTGGCTTACGAAAATGCGATGGACAGTAAATATGTGTCGGATTCGGAAAAGTATGCCGACCAGTACCCTTCGGGCCGTCATATCACCGAGATAAATAACCTCATCAAGCGCAGCTATAAATCCATTGCCAAAGGCTACTATGAGGAGCGCAATGAAAGTAAGCTTATAGACTATTATAATAAATACATCGAGCGGTTTCCTTATGATGCAGACCACCAGGAAATCCGCGACCTCGTGTCCGCCCTCTACTATGAGGAAGGCGAGCGTAATCTAAAGGCCAATAACTGGAGCAATGCCAGGCATAATTATAAAGCGTACCTCTCCGTAGCCCCTTCCGGCGAGCATGCAGATTACAGTGAGCGTAAGATCAAAAAGTGTGACCGCAGGCTTAAGCAGCGCAGTACAGGCTACCTGCTGTATGCTTACGATGAGGAAAGCCCCATCGGCCTTACCTTTGGCAGGCTCAATAAGAATAAGCTCGGCCATTATATTACTATCAAGATGAACACTGATATATTCAGCGGCCTCGATGTATTATATAAAGTGGATGAGTCCGGCGACCATGATAGTCCAAATGACGTGCTGGAAGCTACCGGTGAGGAAAAACTGGCAAATATTTCCCTGAGCGGAGGCGTTACCTTTAAGCTTGTGTATCCCCTCTATGCCTATATGGGCGGGGGAGCAGGCTACTACCCCGTATATGAAGAGTACAATACCTACATTATAAGGTATAATGGCAGCCGCAGCGATGGCGAAACCGAATACTTCAGAAATAGTGACCGCACAGAGTTTCGCTATTTTCCTGAGGCAGGCGTGATGCTTAAAATTGGTAATGCCCTGGTGCTGAAGTATGGTGCCCGCTATGACCAGGAGATGTTCCTGCAGCAGTTCGGGCTCGGCTTCCAGTTATAG
- a CDS encoding pinensin family lanthipeptide, which translates to MKRKLETLRITSFVTDLNPHTSKTIAGGASLGCKMEAEPLPGTWLCPSVNRCPSVNGYTCPIDDGPKPEGPLPKF; encoded by the coding sequence ATGAAAAGAAAGTTAGAAACCCTTCGCATCACCAGTTTTGTGACTGACCTGAACCCTCATACGTCCAAAACAATAGCAGGAGGAGCCTCACTGGGCTGTAAAATGGAGGCCGAACCGTTGCCAGGCACCTGGCTATGCCCCAGCGTAAACAGGTGCCCATCGGTGAATGGCTATACCTGCCCTATAGATGACGGGCCAAAGCCTGAAGGGCCATTGCCTAAATTTTAA
- a CDS encoding pinensin family lanthipeptide — MKKNTKLKLEDLQVESFTTSLEEKKDATIKGGLEPITSGVLLTRDGCQTGNHTCPSHLNTECCSFYRCLSGNFLCTI; from the coding sequence ATGAAAAAAAATACCAAATTAAAACTCGAAGACCTCCAGGTGGAAAGCTTTACCACTTCACTGGAGGAGAAAAAAGACGCGACCATTAAGGGTGGGCTGGAGCCTATCACCAGTGGCGTACTTCTTACCAGGGACGGTTGCCAAACGGGTAATCACACATGCCCAAGCCACCTGAATACGGAATGCTGTTCCTTTTACCGCTGCCTGAGCGGTAATTTCCTCTGTACGATCTAA
- a CDS encoding helix-turn-helix transcriptional regulator — translation MKILTPGTYYGARRTELKQDGLILSEYDYLARQTDWHYHENPYFMYVLDGQLYDINQKQKTHCHGGTFLFHNWQEQHFNSLHSAAARGFHLEFDREWAARYLTDLSLWEGSRALDHPRLHRLICSIYFEFKANDSLSPVSLQLLLINLCENIQETDSREAHAPGWIARLKELLHDDPDQSLSLAALSRQLGVHPVHISRAVPKYLACTLGEYVRLMKVQKSLSYLLHSACSLTEIAYMCGFADQSHFTRVFRKYYGCTPGQIRKCL, via the coding sequence ATGAAAATACTCACCCCGGGCACCTACTATGGCGCTCGCCGAACAGAGCTAAAGCAGGATGGTCTTATTCTGAGTGAATATGACTACCTCGCCAGGCAAACCGACTGGCACTATCATGAAAACCCCTACTTTATGTATGTGCTTGACGGCCAACTGTACGACATTAACCAAAAGCAGAAGACCCACTGTCACGGCGGCACCTTCCTGTTTCATAACTGGCAGGAACAGCATTTTAACAGCCTACATTCAGCCGCCGCACGCGGCTTTCACCTCGAGTTCGACCGTGAGTGGGCTGCCCGGTACCTTACCGATCTTTCCCTGTGGGAGGGAAGCCGCGCCCTGGACCACCCCAGGCTTCACCGCCTCATCTGCAGCATCTATTTTGAGTTTAAAGCCAATGATTCCTTGTCGCCCGTTTCCCTTCAGCTCCTGCTTATAAACCTGTGTGAGAATATACAAGAGACGGATAGTCGGGAAGCCCATGCCCCCGGCTGGATAGCCAGACTTAAGGAACTATTGCACGATGATCCGGACCAGAGCCTCAGCCTAGCCGCCCTGTCACGCCAGCTCGGTGTTCATCCCGTGCATATCAGTCGCGCTGTACCCAAATACCTTGCCTGCACCCTTGGGGAGTATGTCAGACTTATGAAGGTGCAAAAGTCCCTCAGTTATCTTTTGCATTCCGCGTGTAGCCTTACCGAGATAGCCTACATGTGTGGGTTTGCAGATCAGAGCCACTTCACCCGTGTATTCAGGAAATACTATGGCTGTACCCCCGGCCAGATAAGAAAATGCCTGTAG
- a CDS encoding YfiT family bacillithiol transferase, translating to MNTDISLSYPVGKFNAPARITPDQLEGWINEIASFPGELAALTKDLGHPQVNWRYRPGGWTIKQVVHHCADSHMNSLMRFKLALTEDTPAIRPYLEDRWAELPDSLGDDLSHSLMILSGLHARWALLLRSLTSDQLGRRFVHPEHNREFTLRETIGTYAWHGRHHLAHIKQALKAAGAYN from the coding sequence ATGAACACAGATATTTCTCTCAGTTATCCTGTAGGAAAATTTAATGCACCTGCCCGGATCACCCCTGATCAGCTCGAAGGCTGGATCAATGAAATAGCTTCTTTTCCCGGTGAATTAGCCGCCTTGACCAAAGACCTCGGCCACCCCCAAGTCAACTGGCGTTACCGCCCCGGAGGCTGGACCATAAAGCAGGTCGTTCACCACTGTGCTGACAGCCATATGAATAGCCTGATGCGATTTAAGCTTGCCCTTACAGAAGACACGCCTGCCATAAGGCCCTATCTTGAAGACCGCTGGGCCGAACTTCCCGATTCGCTTGGGGATGACCTCAGCCATTCCCTGATGATACTTAGCGGCCTGCATGCCAGGTGGGCGCTGCTTCTCAGAAGCCTTACCTCTGATCAATTGGGGCGGCGCTTTGTACACCCTGAGCACAACCGTGAATTTACCCTCCGCGAGACCATCGGCACATATGCCTGGCATGGGAGGCATCACCTCGCGCACATAAAACAAGCCCTGAAGGCAGCAGGGGCATACAACTAA
- a CDS encoding serine hydrolase domain-containing protein has product MSKTHFFTLALLLCTTAASAQIHVKDSYYLQHPQLSSLDSTIAAGTYGEITSVLVARQGKLIVERYYNGADENSRHNTRSATKTIASLLTGVAVDRGYFDSEKDLLFTHLAYKLPVDNPDPRKDSITLEDLLTMSSPLECDDSNPYSRGNEERMYPIEDWTGFFLDLPIRSYPFGPKPEELPYGRSFSYCTAGAATLAEAISSAAGMSAQELAKEALFRPLGITEYTLHHTPQDILNTAGGSEYRSRDLLKLIQMCLNGGRWNGQQVIPQEWIEKATTPKVQVRPGLEYGYLFWLKGFGENEQYKAYSMAGNGGQKVLAIPELDMTVVITTTNYGNRQAHDYTDAIINDYILPAIEQ; this is encoded by the coding sequence ATGTCAAAAACTCATTTTTTCACCCTGGCCCTGCTGCTCTGCACCACAGCAGCCTCGGCCCAGATACATGTCAAAGACAGTTACTACCTGCAGCACCCGCAGCTTAGCAGCCTCGACAGCACCATTGCAGCCGGTACATACGGAGAGATTACAAGCGTGTTAGTAGCCAGACAAGGAAAGCTCATAGTGGAACGCTATTATAACGGAGCCGATGAAAATAGCCGGCATAATACCCGCTCTGCCACCAAAACCATAGCCTCTTTACTCACCGGCGTAGCCGTAGACCGCGGCTACTTTGACTCAGAAAAAGACCTGCTCTTTACCCACCTCGCATATAAGCTGCCCGTAGATAACCCCGACCCGCGCAAGGACAGCATTACCCTCGAGGACCTGCTTACTATGAGCAGCCCCCTTGAGTGCGATGACTCTAACCCCTACTCCAGGGGTAATGAAGAGCGCATGTACCCCATAGAAGACTGGACCGGCTTCTTCCTCGACCTGCCCATTCGGTCATACCCCTTTGGGCCAAAGCCCGAAGAGCTGCCCTATGGCCGGTCATTCAGCTACTGCACCGCCGGAGCGGCTACACTGGCCGAAGCGATCAGCTCCGCTGCCGGCATGTCTGCCCAAGAGCTGGCAAAAGAAGCGCTTTTCCGGCCCCTGGGTATCACAGAATATACCCTACACCACACCCCGCAGGACATACTGAATACAGCCGGCGGCAGTGAGTACCGCAGCCGGGATTTGCTAAAGTTGATCCAGATGTGCCTCAATGGCGGCCGCTGGAATGGCCAGCAGGTCATCCCTCAGGAGTGGATCGAAAAAGCCACCACGCCCAAGGTGCAGGTGAGGCCCGGCCTGGAATACGGCTACCTTTTCTGGCTTAAAGGCTTCGGTGAAAATGAACAGTACAAAGCCTACTCCATGGCAGGTAATGGTGGCCAAAAGGTGCTCGCCATACCTGAGCTGGATATGACCGTCGTTATCACTACCACCAACTACGGAAACAGGCAGGCCCATGATTATACCGATGCCATTATTAACGACTACATTCTGCCTGCCATAGAGCAGTAG
- a CDS encoding M12 family metallopeptidase, which produces MKYEAQTDYSEVEKNKQYCRLPPQPERDLPDDILPRRAEIIIINGRKWVNGTQIHYCFWDHTKHNCLRSWTAASEEEKDVVRDSFREWKEVGIGLEFIEVEDPFEAEVRIGFQQDNRSWSYIGTTVLQIPQNARTMNFGWSLTRDWYGKETALHEIGHTLGFPHAHQNPNAGIVWNEQRVLEYFRGSPNFWDDDTIHHNILRKVRQSEVNRSEWDSNSIMQYNFQADLIDSPPPYNQEGIRPEAGLSDTDREFIRKFYPSLAEEDYVELRPFRSEHATLQPGDQMDFIIKPERSRTYIMQTFGPVDTLLVLFEKQGSENRYLAGDDDAGFERNARITFKLLKGREYILRLRFYYSSQSGDTAVMLW; this is translated from the coding sequence ATGAAATACGAAGCACAAACAGATTATTCGGAAGTAGAAAAGAACAAGCAATACTGCCGCCTGCCGCCCCAGCCGGAACGGGACCTGCCTGATGACATACTCCCCAGACGGGCGGAGATTATCATTATCAATGGCAGGAAGTGGGTAAATGGCACGCAGATTCACTACTGCTTCTGGGACCACACGAAACATAATTGCCTGCGAAGCTGGACGGCGGCAAGTGAGGAGGAAAAGGATGTGGTAAGGGATAGCTTCCGGGAGTGGAAGGAGGTGGGTATCGGACTGGAGTTTATCGAAGTGGAGGACCCTTTTGAAGCAGAAGTAAGGATAGGCTTTCAACAGGATAACCGCTCCTGGTCCTATATAGGCACTACGGTGTTGCAGATACCGCAAAATGCCCGAACGATGAACTTTGGCTGGTCCCTTACGCGTGACTGGTATGGCAAGGAGACGGCGCTGCATGAAATAGGGCATACGCTGGGCTTTCCGCATGCGCATCAGAACCCGAACGCGGGCATCGTGTGGAATGAACAACGGGTGCTGGAGTACTTCCGGGGTTCGCCTAACTTCTGGGACGATGATACCATACACCATAATATCCTGCGAAAAGTGAGGCAAAGTGAGGTTAATAGATCGGAATGGGACAGTAACTCGATCATGCAATATAACTTTCAGGCGGACCTGATCGACTCCCCCCCACCCTATAATCAGGAAGGAATACGCCCTGAGGCAGGCCTTTCTGATACGGACAGGGAGTTTATACGGAAATTCTACCCTTCCCTGGCAGAAGAGGACTATGTGGAGCTCCGGCCTTTCCGCTCGGAGCATGCCACGCTACAGCCGGGGGATCAGATGGACTTTATCATTAAACCCGAACGGTCGAGAACGTACATCATGCAGACGTTTGGCCCGGTAGACACGCTTCTTGTGCTATTTGAGAAGCAGGGAAGTGAAAACCGCTACCTGGCGGGTGATGATGACGCGGGCTTTGAACGGAATGCACGAATTACCTTCAAGCTGCTGAAGGGGCGGGAGTATATACTGCGCCTGCGCTTCTACTACTCCAGCCAAAGTGGCGACACGGCAGTGATGCTATGGTGA
- a CDS encoding LytR/AlgR family response regulator transcription factor, with product MSRYRIAVIEDEPIIASEIEMHLRMLGYDVSGVYHSAGEASLGLQSSPPDLALADVHLGNEETDGIDLIERLKPAYPVVFLTSYGDEHTIQRARQTNPAGYIIKPFDERDLRSAVSIALHNAIRKADVNDGPEDIFVKDRDQLVRITCRDILWIEACDNYTYIKTTGQKYLICSTLKKVGEKLRQPCFCRIHRSYIINMDGISSISESHVVINSFKLPIGKTYRGPFMQKLALI from the coding sequence ATGAGCCGCTACCGCATAGCCGTAATAGAGGATGAGCCCATCATTGCCAGTGAAATAGAGATGCACCTGCGCATGCTGGGCTACGACGTATCAGGCGTATACCACTCGGCCGGTGAGGCCAGCCTTGGACTGCAAAGCAGCCCGCCGGACCTGGCTCTTGCGGATGTACACTTGGGCAACGAAGAGACGGACGGCATAGACCTGATCGAAAGACTGAAGCCAGCTTACCCGGTGGTCTTTCTCACCTCCTACGGCGACGAACATACCATACAGCGTGCCCGGCAAACGAATCCGGCAGGCTATATCATCAAGCCTTTTGACGAGCGCGACCTGCGGTCGGCCGTCAGCATCGCCCTGCATAACGCAATCCGTAAAGCGGATGTAAACGATGGACCGGAGGATATTTTCGTGAAGGACAGGGACCAGCTTGTCAGGATTACCTGCCGGGATATATTATGGATTGAGGCCTGTGATAATTATACCTACATTAAAACCACCGGCCAGAAATACCTTATATGCTCCACGCTGAAAAAGGTGGGTGAAAAACTCCGGCAGCCCTGCTTTTGCCGGATACACCGCTCCTATATCATCAATATGGACGGCATAAGCAGCATAAGCGAATCTCATGTGGTCATTAATTCCTTTAAGCTACCTATCGGCAAAACGTACCGCGGGCCATTCATGCAAAAGCTGGCCCTGATCTAG
- a CDS encoding DUF1835 domain-containing protein, whose translation MGTNSLAPQHHILNGDALKDHFPDELTGEVIVLREALVEGSVSGKYPDGFFTTRALHISDNYPDTTAGGYRHKSALEIQKIGTIPAGSEVNLWFEDDLFCQVNFWFSVWLLQHYGKSNPLFLIRPGEQSPYSFAALDQKTLMNAFHQRKPIQSPGEIAALWELYKAGKPKELHAQAANLQSQYPFILSAVEAHLDRFPVKGGPGRPERSLLRIMDELQTREFGPVFREFTRREAIYGFGDLQVKALYDKLLASS comes from the coding sequence ATGGGAACGAACAGCCTTGCACCTCAGCACCATATCCTTAATGGAGATGCCTTAAAGGATCACTTTCCTGATGAGCTTACAGGTGAGGTAATTGTTCTGCGCGAGGCCTTGGTCGAGGGTAGTGTGAGCGGCAAATATCCTGATGGCTTTTTTACTACCCGCGCCTTGCATATAAGCGATAATTACCCAGACACCACTGCCGGGGGTTATCGCCATAAATCTGCTCTTGAGATACAGAAAATAGGCACTATACCCGCCGGTTCAGAAGTCAATCTTTGGTTTGAAGACGACCTGTTTTGCCAGGTCAATTTCTGGTTTAGTGTATGGCTGTTGCAGCACTATGGCAAAAGCAACCCCTTGTTTTTGATAAGACCGGGAGAACAGTCCCCGTACAGCTTCGCCGCGCTTGACCAGAAGACCCTGATGAATGCCTTTCACCAACGTAAGCCTATCCAAAGCCCGGGCGAAATAGCAGCCCTCTGGGAGCTATACAAAGCCGGTAAGCCCAAAGAATTGCATGCTCAGGCCGCAAACCTTCAGTCTCAGTACCCCTTCATTTTGTCTGCCGTCGAAGCTCACCTGGACCGGTTTCCTGTAAAAGGAGGCCCTGGCCGGCCGGAGCGTAGCCTTCTCCGGATCATGGATGAGTTGCAGACCCGTGAGTTTGGCCCCGTTTTCAGAGAGTTTACCCGCAGAGAAGCCATCTACGGCTTTGGCGACCTGCAGGTAAAAGCCCTGTATGATAAGCTACTCGCAAGCAGTTAG